The genomic window TTTCTGGGAGCGCATGGAAGAGCACTTCGGCGCGGCGTACGCCGATTCCTTCGCGCGCGACCATGTGATGGCCGAGCTCGGCGGCCGCACGGTGCACGAGGCACTGGCCGCCGGGTGGGAGACGAAGGACGTCTGGCGCGGGGTGTGCGCCGCGATGGGGATCCCCGCGGACAAGAGATGAGCGGGGACGCGCGGCGCCGAACCGGGGCTTTCCGCGGGCCGATGGCGAGTTGGGGTGTTTTCCACAGGCTGTCGTCCGGTTGTCGGGGCGGTGCGCGAGACTTGGTCCGTGGCACCGACTGACGAGACCGTCCAAGACGAGAACCGTCCGCCCGTCCGGCCCTCGCAGACCGGGCGGGCGGACGTCGACGCCGTGCGCCCGCCGGCGGGGGGCGAGGAAGCGCCGACGGTCCCCGCGCCCGCGGCCGCAGGGCAGCTCCGGTCGGGCCCGGCGCAGGCGGCTTCGCCGCCCGGCGATGCGGCGCGCGACGGCGACGGGCCACGCGACGGCGGCGCACTGCCGGATGCCGGTGCACTGCGCGACGGTGGCGCGCTGTCGGATGGCGCGGTTGCCGCCGGAGCCGGCAGGCCCGTCGGCTCCGGAGTCGGCGGGAGCGGCCGTATGCCCCGGTGGCTGCCCCGTGCCATGGTCCTCGCGCTGGCGCTCTACGCCTGCTTCCAACTCGGCAGCTGGGCGTTCCACCAGCTCGTCGGGCTGCTCATCAACGTCCTGATCGCGTTCTTCGTGGCGCTGGCCATCGAGCCCGCGGTCGGTCGCATGGCGGCTCGCGGCATGCGCCGCGGATTCGCCACCTTCATCGTCTTCTTCGCGGTCCTGGTGGCCGCCGTCGGCTTCGTCGTGCTGCTCGGCTCGATGCTGGCGGGCCAGATAGTCGAGATGGTCGAGGACTTCCCCAAGTATCTCGACCAGGTGATCAACTGGATCAACGAGACCTTCCGCACCGAGCTGTCCCGTGTCGAGATGCAGGACAGCGTGCTGCGCTCCGACTGGCTGCGGAAATACGTCGAGAACGGCGCGACCGGCGTGCTCGACATCTCCGCGACCGTGCTCGGCGGGCTGTTCAAGCTGCTGACGATATTCCTCTTCTCCTTCTACTTCGCGGCCGACGGACCCCGGCTGCGGCGTGCGCTCTGCTCGGTGCTGCCGCCCGCGAAGCAGGCGGAGGTGCTGCGTGCCTGGGAGATCGCGGTCGACAAGACCGGCGGGTACATCTACTCGCGCGGTCTGATGGCACTGATCTCCGGAGTCGCGCACTACGTCCTGCTGGCGCTGCTCGGCGTGCCGTACGCTCCGGCGCTGGCGGTGTGGGTGGGCCTCGTCTCCCAGTTCATCCCCACGATCGGTACGTATCTGGCGGGCGCCCTGCCGATGCTGATCGCGTTCACGGTCAACCCCTGGTACGCGCTGTGGGTGCTCGGCTTCGTGCTGATCTACCAGCAGTTCGAGAACTATGTGCTGCAGCCGAAGCTCACCGCCAGGACCGTCGACATCCACCCCGCGGTGGCGTTCGGCTCGGTCGTCGCGGGCACCGCGCTGCTGGGTGCGGTCGGCGCGCTGATCGCGATCCCGGCGGTCGCGACGCTCCAGGCGTTCCTCGGTGCGTACGTGAAGCGGTACGACGTGACGGACGACCCGCGCGTCCACGGCCACCGGCGCCACGGCGAGGCGGTGGTGGCCCGCCTTCAGCAGGTGCTGAGCAGCAGAGGCGCGGGCGGAAAGCGGGAGCAGCGGCCGCCCGCGGAGCCTGAGGAAGACCGCGCCTGAGACTCCCCGGGGCCGGGTGGTGCGCTTGACACCAAAATCGAACATACATTCTCATGGGACTCCAGCCCTTGAAATCCCGGGGTTCTCGCCGGGTTTTCCACAGGTTGGAGGGACGTCGGGGCGCATTGTCAGTGGCAGGGGTTAGCGTCTTTGACGTGAAGCGATCGACTCAAGCAAACCGGGTGGAACCCATGGCAGGAACCGACCGCGAGAAGGCGCTCGACGCCGCGCTCGCACAGATTGAACGGCAATTCGGCAAGGGCGCCGTGATGCGCCTCGGCGAGCGGCCGAACGAGCCCATCGAGGTCATCCCCACCGGGTCGACCGCACTCGACGTCGCGCTCGGCGTCGGCGGCCTGCCGCGCGGCCGTGTGGTGGAGGTGTACGGGCCGGAGTCCTCCGGCAAGACGACCCTGACCCTGCACGCCGTGGCCAACGCGCAGAAGGCCGGCGGCCAGGTCGCCTTCGTGGACGCCGAGCACGCCCTCGACCCCGAGTACGCGAAGAAGCTCGGCGTCGACATCGACAATCTGATCCTGTCCCAGCCGGACAACGGCGAGCAGGCGCTCGAGATCGTCGACATGCTCGTCCGCTCCGGTGCCCTCGACCTGATCGTCATCGACTCCGTCGCCGCGCTCGTGCCCCGCGCAGAGATCGAGGGTGAGATGGGCGACTCGCACGTGGGTCTCCAGGCCCGCCTGATGAGCCAGGCGCTCCGGAAGATCACCAGCGCGCTCAACCAGTCGAAGACCACCGCGATCTTCATCAACCAGCTCCGCGAGAAGATCGGCGTGATGTTCGGCTCGCCGGAGACCACGACCGGTGGCCGCGCGCTCAAGTTCTACGCCTCGGTGCGCATCGACATCCGCCGTATCGAGACCCTCAAGGACGGCACGGAGGCGGTGGGCAACCGCACCCGCTGCAAGGTCGTGAAGAACAAGGTGGCGCCCCCCTTCAAGCAGGCCGAGTTCGACATCCTATACGGGCAGGGGATCAGCCGCGAGGGCGGCCTCATCGACATGGGCGTGGAGCACGGCTTCGTCCGCAAGGCCGGCGCCTGGTACACGTACGAGGGCGACCAGCTCGGCCAGGGCAAGGAGAACGCACGGAACTTCCTGAAGGACAACCCCGACCTCGCCAACGAGATCGAGAAGAAGATCAAGGAGAAGCTGGGTGTCGGGGTGAGGCCGGAGGCCCCGTCGGCTGAGCCGGGAGCGGACGCGGCGGGTGCCGCGGCCGCGGGCGCCGAGCCCGCGAAGGCCGTGCCCGCGCCCGCCACGAAGGCGACGAAGGCCACCAAGGCGGCGGCCTCGGCCAAGAGCTGAGCCGGTCCGTGACCCGGCGCACCGAATGGCCGGGCGACAGCCCCGACTCGTCGAGGGCCGAGAAGGAGCTGTCGCCCCAGGATCCGGCCGAGCGGGCGCGGGCGATCTGCCTGCGCCTGCTCACCGGAACGCCGCGCACGCGGAAGCAACTCCGTGATGCGCTGCACAAGCGGGACATCCCGGAAGAGATCGCCGATGAGGTCCTGTCCCGGTTCGAGGACGTCGGCCTCATCGACGACGGGGCGTTCGCGGACGCCTGGGTCGAGTCCCGGCACCACGGGCGTGGGCTGGCCCGCCGCGCCCTCGCACGTGAACTGCGCACCAAGGGCGTCGACTCGGCGCTGATCGACGAGGCGGTCGGGCAGCTCGACCCGGACCAGGAGGAGGCGACCGCCCGCGAACTGGTCGCCCGCAGACTGAGGTCCACCCGCGGCCTCGAGCGGGACCGCAGGCTTCGCCGGCTCGCGGGCATGCTCGCCCGCAAGGGGTACTCGGAAGGTATGGCCCTGCGCGTCGTCCGCGAGGCACTGGAGCAGGAGGGGGAGGACGTCGAGGGCCTGGACGAGGGCCTGGGCGACCGTTACTGACCGGACCGGCGGTGGAGGGGCATGGCCGGCCGGAGGCCCGGAGGGGACAGGGCGCGGGGGCGGACAACCTCACCCCGGGGCCACCGGCCCGTGCCGGACGGCCGCCTCGGCCGGCCGCGGGTCACGGGCGCAGCCCGTGCACCTGAGCCGTGGCCGGACACTCCCAGGGCACGGCCGCTGTGCATCTGCCTGCGGACGTGAAGCGTCAGCCAGTCAGCCAGTCAGCCAGTCAGCCAGCCAGGCAGTCAGGCAGTCGGTCGGGCTGCCCGGTCCGGACCCGGTCTGCCCAAGAGGAAGAAGTCGACACGGCCCAGGGCATGGCCCAGGCACCGCCTACGCCGTCGTGTCGCCCGGCTCGCGTACCGGCAGGCCCGCTGACCGCCATGCCTGGAAGCCGCCCACCACGTCGGTCGCACGGTGCAGGCCCAGCTGCCGGAGGGAGGCGGCCGCAAGGGAGGAGGCGTATCCCTCGTTGCAGATCACCACGACCCGCAGATCGTGATCCGTGGCCTCGGGCGCACGGTGGCTGCCCCGCGGGTCCAGGCGCCACTCCAGCTCATTGCGCTCCACGACCAGTGCGCCCGGGATCAGCCCGTCCCGTTCGCGCAGCGCCGCATAGCGGATGTCCACCAGCAGCGCCCCCTCGGCCGCCGCGTCGAAGGCATCGCGCGGCCCGATCCGGTCCAGGCCGTCCCGCACCTGCTCCAGCAACTCGTCGATCCCCACGGGGTCGTTGCTCACTGCCAGTCCTCCGGACGCTCGACCTGCTCAAGACGGAGCACCGCGCCGGACCGGCTGAAGCGCCGGAGCAACGGCAGTGGCGGATAGTACGCGTGGACCGAGATCGCGTGCTCGGTCCCCGACTCGTTCAGCACCTCGTGCACATGGTGCTGTCCGAACGCCCGCCCCTGGCCGGGGCCCAACTGCCGTTCGCGGTCCACCCCTTCTGCCAGCTCCAGAGTCTTCCAGCCACTGGCCGGGAGCCGCACCGCGAGGGCGTTCTCCTTCAGCTCGCCGGAGGCCGTGGCGAAGGCGCCGATCGACTCGGCATGGTCGTGCCAGCCCGTTCCGGTGCCCGGCGGCCAGCCGATCACCCATGCCTCGCTGCCACCGGGCCCCTCCAGCCGCACCCAGGTGCGGCCCTGCGGGTCGAGCGGAAGGGAGGCGATCAGTCCGGTGTCGTCGGCGCTGCGCCGGACGAATGCGAGCAGATCGGCCGCGGTGGGCGCGGCCGGCTCCGGCGGTACGGAGAAGGCGGCAGGCTGGGACAGCTGAGACACGGGGAACCGTCCTGGAAGTTCGCAGTTCACAGAGGCGCGTGGCCCGGCGTACGCAGAAGCGGGCGCGGGCGCGCAGAGGAGAAGAAGGAAGGCGAATCAGCAGGACGGGCGACACACGCAGCCCGCATAGCGGAGGAAGTCCATATGGACCCTCCGCCACAGGCGCACATCGGTGTCGGTCATGTCCGGGAGTACACCATGTGCTCCCGTGAAGGTCAATTGATGTCCACAGTGCGGGCGGACCCGGTGCGGGTGGAGCCGGTGCGGGTGGATCCCGCCCGGGCGGGCGGGCCGCCGCGCACCGCGTCCGCCGCCGCGTACAGCTCGGCCGGCCGCACCCCGGCGAAGGCCGCGACGAGATGCCCGTCGGGCCGTACCAGCAGCACGGTATGGGCCGAGGCCCCCGGATAGCTCTCGGCGACCAGCAGCTCGGCACGCAGAGGCAACGCCTCGACGGCGGACTCCAGCCGGGGCATCACACCCGCGCCCGCCCAGTGCCGCCGGTCCCACACACCCGTGCCCGGCGCGACGAGGACGACCAGCAGCCGGCCCCGCCCCAGCCGGTCCCGCAGCCGCACGGTCGTGCCGTCCGGCGCCGTCACCCGGGCGTCGGCCACCGGTGCGCCGAACGGGGTACCGACCGAGGTGTGCGCCTCGGTGGGCTGAGGCGCGAGGGGGGAGTGCGGATACGAGGGGGGCGCGCCCAGCGCACCGAGTCCCAGATGACCGTCGGTCAGCAGGATGTCGTGCCCGCGCCCCGTCCCCGGCAGATAGGTGCGCAGCCCGCCGCTGCCCCGCAGTATCGGCAGCGACTGGTCCGCGGCGCGCAGCCGCGCGGCGACGGCCGTGCGCCGCTCCGCCTGATAGCTGTCGAGCAGCGTGTCCGATGCGCCGTGGTGCCAGGCCAGCGCCAGCTTCCAGGCCAGATTGTCGGCGTCGCGCAGCCCCTCGTCGAGCGCCTGCGTGCCGACGGCCCCGAGGAGGTGGGCGGCGTCCCCGGCGAGAAAGGCCCGGTCCACTCGCCAGCGCCGGGCGAGCCGGTGGTGCAGCGTGTAGACGCCGGTGTCGATGAGGTCGTACTGCGGCGTACGGTCGCACCATCCGGAGAGGGTGTCCCGCACCCGGGACACCAGCGCCTCGGGTGTGACCAGCTCGCCGCGGGCCGGGAGCAGCCAGTCGAGGCGCCAGGCGCCGTCCGGCAGCGGCCTGGCCGTCACCTCCTCGCCGCCCGCGCGCCAGGGCGGCATCCGATGCAGCACCGCCTCGTCGGGCCAGGGCAGTTCGGTGCGCAGCGCGGCGACGGCGTGGCGCTCCACGGCGGTGCGTCCCGGGAAGCGGACGCCCAGCAGCTTCCGTACGGTCGAGCGCGCCCCGTCGCATCCGACCGCGTAACTCCCGCGCCACCAGGTCGCGTCGGGTCCGCGCGTGTGGACGGTGACGCCGCCGTCATCCTGCTCCAGCGAGTCGAGCCGGCTGTGCGCGGCGAGCCGCACCGGCCCCTCGGGGCCCAGCTCGGCGATGGCGTCGCGCAGCCCGCGCACCAGAGCGTGCTGCGGGATGTGCACCGGGGCCGGGCAGTCGTCCCCGCCGAGCTCCAGGGCGCGCATCTCCTGCTTGCGGCGCAGCGACCGCCAGCCGACCCAGCGGGCGCCCTCGTCTCGGATCGTGGTGCAGCCGAGCCGCTCGATCAGCGCCGCGGTGTCGGCGCGCAGGACGACCGTACGGGCGTGCCGGGGCTCTTCCTTTCCGGCCCCCTCGTCCAGCACGACGGAGGGAACTCCCTGCGCGGCCAGGGCGAGTGACAGCGCGAGCCCGACAGGGCCCGCGCCGACCACGATCACCGGGTCCACTGTGCTGCTCCTGTGGCCTGCCGGGACAGAGGGAACAGAGGGAAAGGGCTGGCCGGAGCCCGATGCGCGATCACAGAACGTATGCAACAGACTGCCGGTGTCCCCGTCAAGCGACGAAGGGGCGGCAGCGCTCGCGCGCCGCCGCCCCTCGGGAGTATGACCGCCGTGGTCAGATACCGCCGCCTCCTGCGCCGGACTTGAAGTCACCTTGCGTCGAGATGCCACCACCAGGGGCCTCGACGGTCTCCAGCCCTCCGCCGGGTCCGGCGTGGACCACCGCGCCCGTGCTCTTCTTGCCGCGGCGCAGCTTGCGCTCCAGCCACCCCGCGGCGGAGGTGAGGGCGAAGTTCAGCGCGACGAAGATGACGGCGACGATGGTGAAGCTGGCGATGGTGTTCGCACCGTAGTTGGCGCTCATCGGCCGGACCGACGCCAGCAGCTCGGAGAAGTTCAGCATCGCGCCACCCAGCGCGGTGTCCTTCACGATGACCACCATCTGGCTGACGATCGCGGGGAGCATCGCGGTCACCGACTGCGGCAGCAGCACGAACCGCATCGTCTGGCCCTTGCGCATGCCGATCGCCTTGGCGGCGTCCGTCTGCCCCTGGGGGAGGGACAGGATTCCCGCCCGGACGATCTCCGCGAGGACCGAGGCGTTGTAGAGCACCAGGCCGGTGACGACCGCGTAGAGCGGGCGGACGTCGCTGCTGATGTCCGTGAAGTCGGCGTACGCCTGGTTGGCGAACAGCATGAGGATCAGCACGGGGATGGCGCGGAAGAACTCCACGACCGTGCCGGCGACACCTCGGACCCATGCGTGGTCGGAGAGCCGGGCGATGCCGAAGACCGCGCCGAGCGGCAGTGCGATGACCAGCGACAGCGACGCCGCGATCAGGGTGTTCTGGAACCCCGGCCAGATGTAGGTCGTGTACGGCTGCGTGCTGGTGAAGAACGGCTCCCACTTGACCCAGTCGAGCTGGCCCTTGGAGCTGAGACCGTCGTACACCCACCACAGCACGGCCGCGAGGCCGACGGTGAACAGCGCCGTGTAGAGGATGTTGCGCCGCTTGGCGCGCGGCCCCTGGGCGTCGTAGAGAACGGAGGTCATCGCTTCACCGCCACCTTCCTGCTCACCCAGCCGAGGACCAGGCCGGTCGGCAGCGTGAGGCAGATGAATCCGAACGCGAAGACGGCCACGATCGGAATGAGGGCGGCGTACTCCTCGATCCAGCCCTTCATGAGGTACGCGGCCTCGGCGACACCGATGACCGACGCCACGGTCGTGTTCTTGGTCAGTGCGATCAGCACGTTGGCCAGCGGGTTGACGACCGAGCGGAAGGCCTGCGGAAGGATGATCAGCCGCAGCACCTGGGGGAAGCTGAGCCCCAGTGCACGGGCCGCTTCCGCCTGCCCGACGGGCACCGTGTTGATGCCGGAGCGCAGTGCCTCGCACACGAAGGCCGCGGTGTAGGCGATCAGGCCGAGCACCGCCAGCCGGAAGTTGATCATCGCGATGTCGCCTTCGGCGCCGAGGCTGATGCCGAGGGTCGAGTAGAGGCCCAGCGACGCGAAGACGATGACGACGGTGAGCGGGATGTTACGGACGACGTTGACGTACGCCGTACCGAAACCCCGCATCGGCGGGACCGGGCTGACCCGCATACCGGCCAGCAGCGTTCCCCATATCAGGGAGCCGAGGG from Streptomyces sp. FIT100 includes these protein-coding regions:
- a CDS encoding DUF3046 domain-containing protein, whose translation is MRLTIFWERMEEHFGAAYADSFARDHVMAELGGRTVHEALAAGWETKDVWRGVCAAMGIPADKR
- a CDS encoding AI-2E family transporter encodes the protein MPRWLPRAMVLALALYACFQLGSWAFHQLVGLLINVLIAFFVALAIEPAVGRMAARGMRRGFATFIVFFAVLVAAVGFVVLLGSMLAGQIVEMVEDFPKYLDQVINWINETFRTELSRVEMQDSVLRSDWLRKYVENGATGVLDISATVLGGLFKLLTIFLFSFYFAADGPRLRRALCSVLPPAKQAEVLRAWEIAVDKTGGYIYSRGLMALISGVAHYVLLALLGVPYAPALAVWVGLVSQFIPTIGTYLAGALPMLIAFTVNPWYALWVLGFVLIYQQFENYVLQPKLTARTVDIHPAVAFGSVVAGTALLGAVGALIAIPAVATLQAFLGAYVKRYDVTDDPRVHGHRRHGEAVVARLQQVLSSRGAGGKREQRPPAEPEEDRA
- the recA gene encoding recombinase RecA; the encoded protein is MAGTDREKALDAALAQIERQFGKGAVMRLGERPNEPIEVIPTGSTALDVALGVGGLPRGRVVEVYGPESSGKTTLTLHAVANAQKAGGQVAFVDAEHALDPEYAKKLGVDIDNLILSQPDNGEQALEIVDMLVRSGALDLIVIDSVAALVPRAEIEGEMGDSHVGLQARLMSQALRKITSALNQSKTTAIFINQLREKIGVMFGSPETTTGGRALKFYASVRIDIRRIETLKDGTEAVGNRTRCKVVKNKVAPPFKQAEFDILYGQGISREGGLIDMGVEHGFVRKAGAWYTYEGDQLGQGKENARNFLKDNPDLANEIEKKIKEKLGVGVRPEAPSAEPGADAAGAAAAGAEPAKAVPAPATKATKATKAAASAKS
- a CDS encoding rhodanese-like domain-containing protein, producing the protein MSNDPVGIDELLEQVRDGLDRIGPRDAFDAAAEGALLVDIRYAALRERDGLIPGALVVERNELEWRLDPRGSHRAPEATDHDLRVVVICNEGYASSLAAASLRQLGLHRATDVVGGFQAWRSAGLPVREPGDTTA
- a CDS encoding cysteine dioxygenase — encoded protein: MSQPAAFSVPPEPAAPTAADLLAFVRRSADDTGLIASLPLDPQGRTWVRLEGPGGSEAWVIGWPPGTGTGWHDHAESIGAFATASGELKENALAVRLPASGWKTLELAEGVDRERQLGPGQGRAFGQHHVHEVLNESGTEHAISVHAYYPPLPLLRRFSRSGAVLRLEQVERPEDWQ
- a CDS encoding FAD-dependent monooxygenase, with the protein product MDPVIVVGAGPVGLALSLALAAQGVPSVVLDEGAGKEEPRHARTVVLRADTAALIERLGCTTIRDEGARWVGWRSLRRKQEMRALELGGDDCPAPVHIPQHALVRGLRDAIAELGPEGPVRLAAHSRLDSLEQDDGGVTVHTRGPDATWWRGSYAVGCDGARSTVRKLLGVRFPGRTAVERHAVAALRTELPWPDEAVLHRMPPWRAGGEEVTARPLPDGAWRLDWLLPARGELVTPEALVSRVRDTLSGWCDRTPQYDLIDTGVYTLHHRLARRWRVDRAFLAGDAAHLLGAVGTQALDEGLRDADNLAWKLALAWHHGASDTLLDSYQAERRTAVAARLRAADQSLPILRGSGGLRTYLPGTGRGHDILLTDGHLGLGALGAPPSYPHSPLAPQPTEAHTSVGTPFGAPVADARVTAPDGTTVRLRDRLGRGRLLVVLVAPGTGVWDRRHWAGAGVMPRLESAVEALPLRAELLVAESYPGASAHTVLLVRPDGHLVAAFAGVRPAELYAAADAVRGGPPARAGSTRTGSTRTGSARTVDIN
- a CDS encoding amino acid ABC transporter permease translates to MTSVLYDAQGPRAKRRNILYTALFTVGLAAVLWWVYDGLSSKGQLDWVKWEPFFTSTQPYTTYIWPGFQNTLIAASLSLVIALPLGAVFGIARLSDHAWVRGVAGTVVEFFRAIPVLILMLFANQAYADFTDISSDVRPLYAVVTGLVLYNASVLAEIVRAGILSLPQGQTDAAKAIGMRKGQTMRFVLLPQSVTAMLPAIVSQMVVIVKDTALGGAMLNFSELLASVRPMSANYGANTIASFTIVAVIFVALNFALTSAAGWLERKLRRGKKSTGAVVHAGPGGGLETVEAPGGGISTQGDFKSGAGGGGI
- a CDS encoding amino acid ABC transporter permease, with product MDALLGAFWVTVKLTVYSALGSLIWGTLLAGMRVSPVPPMRGFGTAYVNVVRNIPLTVVIVFASLGLYSTLGISLGAEGDIAMINFRLAVLGLIAYTAAFVCEALRSGINTVPVGQAEAARALGLSFPQVLRLIILPQAFRSVVNPLANVLIALTKNTTVASVIGVAEAAYLMKGWIEEYAALIPIVAVFAFGFICLTLPTGLVLGWVSRKVAVKR